Proteins from a single region of Esox lucius isolate fEsoLuc1 chromosome 13, fEsoLuc1.pri, whole genome shotgun sequence:
- the acacb gene encoding acetyl-CoA carboxylase 2 isoform X3 produces the protein MSRPHLVKKGRDHWKMELQRDFTVASPAEFVTRFGGNRVIDKVLIANNGIAAVKCMRSIRRWSYEMFRNERIVRFVVMVTPEDLKANAEYIKMADHYVPVPGGANNNNYANVELIVDIAKRIPVQAVWAGWGHASENPKLPELLNKNGISFLGPSSKAMWALGDKVASSIVAQSADIPTLPWSGSGLTVDWTDEDRSLGRVISVPPEVYVQGCVIDVADGLAGAERIGYPVVIKASEGGGGKGIRKVDNAEDFASFFRQVQAEVPGSPIFVMQLAQHARHLEVQILADEYGNAISLFGRDCSIQRRHQKIIEEAPATIASSITFKHMEQYAVRMAKMVGYVSAGTVEYLFSEDGSFHFLELNPRLQVEHPCTEMIGDVNLPAAQLQIAMGIPLHRIKDIRVLYGEAPWGDTPINFEAPDCVPSPRGHVIAARITSENPDEGFQPSSGTVQELNFRSSKNVWGYFSVGATGGLHEFADSQFGHCFSWGENREEAISNMVVAMKELCIRGDFRTTVEYLIKLLETESFRNNDIDTGWLDNLIADKVQAERPDTLLGVICGSLHVADASFRKSMSDFLHSLERGQVLPAASLLNTVEVDLIYEGVKYCLKVARQSPTTYVIIMNASDIEVDVHRMSDGGLLLSYNGSSYTTYMKEEVDSYRVTVGNKTCVFEKEKDPTVLRSPSAGKLLQYLVEDGGHICAGNSYAEIEVMKMVMTLSVLESGCIHYVKRHGAVLQPGCVVARVDLDDPSSIHPVELNRAPLPPQQPQPIAGEKLHQVFHMVLDNLFKVMDGYCLTEPYFSNKLKQWVETLMKTLRDPSLPLLELQEIMTSVASRVPPGVEKSIRKVMAQYASNITSVLCQFPSQRIACILDSHAATLQRKADREVFFMNTQSIVQLVQRYRSGIRGYMKSVVLDLLKRYLQVEMQFQQAHYDKCVINLRERYKPDMTPVLESIFSHAQVSKKNVLVTMLIDQLCGRDPTLADELMAILKELTQLNKIENCKVALRARQVLIASHLPSYELRHNQVESIFLSAIDMYGHQFCPENLKKLILSETSIFDVLPNFFYHSNRVVCMAALEVYVRRGYIAYELNSLQHRQLQDGTCAVDFQFMLPSSHPNRGSSPTLNRLSMLVNSAGQFEMRRQGSELFLEGELSPPCQRMGAMVAFQCFDDFKRNFDEVLSSFADPLMESPLFSEACSGLYEEDSCKNMRENPIHIINVSIKLADTEDDDALVTAFATFSQSKKVVLFEHGIRRITFLIAQRREFPKFFTFRARDGFQEDRIYRNLEPALAFQLELNRLRNFDLTAVPCANHKMHLYLGAARVQEGAEVTDYRFFIRAIIRHSDLITKEASFEYLQNEGERLLLEAMDELEVAFSNTNVRTDCNHIFLNFVPTVIMDPSKIEESVRSMVMRYGSRLWKLRVLQAELKINIRLTPTGTAIPIRLFLTNESGYYLDISLYKEVTDPTTRQIMFQSYGDKQGPLHGMLINHPYVTKDLLQSKRFQAQSLGTTYAYDFPEMFRQALFKLWGPGESYPEDVLICTELVLDSQDRLVQMNRLPGDNDVGMVAFRMRMKTPEYPTGREIIVICNDITHMIGSFGPQEDQLFLRASELARAEGIPRIYISANSGARIGLAEEIRHMFQVAWIDPQDPYKGFKYLYLTPQDYTRISSTSAVHCHHVEEGGESRYIITDIIGTEDGLGVENLRGSGTIAGETSQAYDEIITISMVTCRAIGIGAYLVRLGQRVIQVENSHIILTGAGALNKVLGREVYTSNNQLGGVQIMHNNGVSHTTVPDDFEGVFTILQWLSYMPKNKHSPVPMITPKDPVEREIEFTPTKAPYDPRWLLAGRPHPTVKGGWLSGFCDHGSFMEVLGSWAQTVVVGRARLGGIPIGVIAVETRTVEVAIPADPANLDSEARLVQQAGQVWFPDSAFKTAQVIHDFNRERLPLMVFANWRGFSGGMKDMYDQVLKFGAYIVDGLRQFRQPVLIYIPPHAELRGGSWVVIDPTINPLCMELYADRESRGGVLEAEGTVEIKYRRKDLLKTMRRTDSVYSSLAEQLGTPELTDKQRLDLDAKLRAREEFLLPIYHQVAVQFVELHDTPGRMQEKGAITDILDWKNVRSFFYWRLRRLLLESVVKAEVLQANPELSDGHIQSMLRRWFVETEGTVQAYLWDNNEAVVDWLKKHLAKEDGMRSTIRENIKYLKRDYALKQIRSLVEANPEVAMDCIIHMSQAITPSQRAKISHLLATMDAPT, from the exons GCCGTCTGGGCTGGGTGGGGTCACGCCTCGGAGAACCCCAAACTTCCTGAACTACTGAACAAGAATGGGATCTCCTTCTTAG GGCCATCCAGTAAGGCCATGTGGGCTCTTGGTGATAAAGTGGCCTCCTCCATTGTGGCCCAGAGTGCAGACATCCCCACCCTGCCCTGGAGCGGATCAG GTCTGACGGTGGACTGGACAGACGAAGACCGGAGCCTCGGCCGTGTGATCAGTGTGCCTCCAGAGGTCTATGTGCAAGGCTGCGTGATTGACGTGGCCGACGGGCTGGCT ggAGCAGAGAGAATTGGCTACCCAGTGGTGATCAAAGCctcagagggaggaggggggaaggGCATCCGGAAGGTGGACAACGCTGAGGACTTCGCCAGCTTCTTTAGACAG GTGCAGGCCGAGGTGCCTGGCTCGCCCATCTTTGTCATGCAGCTGGCCCAGCATGCTCGGCACTTGGAGGTCCAGATCCTTGCTGACGAGTACGGCAACGCCATCTCCCTCTTTGGCCGAGACTGCTCCATCCAGCGGAGACACCAGAAGATCATCGAGGAGGCGCCCGCCACCATAGCATCTTCCATCACGTTCAAGCACATGGAACAG TATGCAGTGAGGATGGCTAAGATGGTGGGCTACGTAAGCGCTGGCACCGTGGAGTATCTGTTCTCAGAGGATGGGAGCTTCCACTTTTTGGAGCTCAACCCCCGTCTGCAGGTGGAGCACCCCTGCACAGAGATGATCGGGGATGTCAACCTGCCAGCTGCCCAGCTACAG ATAGCCATGGGGATCCCCCTCCACAGAATCAAAGACATCCGCGTGCTGTATGGAGAAGCCCCTTGGGGGGACACCCCAATCAACTTTGAGGCTCCCGACTGCGTCCCCAGTCCTCGTGGACACGTCATCGCAGCTCGCATCACCAGCGAGAACCCAGACGAG GGCTTCCAGCCCAGCTCAGGGACCGTCCAGGAGCTCAACTTCCGCAGCAGTAAGAACGTGTGGGGCTACTTCAGCGTGGGGGCTACTGGGGGGCTGCACGAGTTTGCCGACTCCCAGTTCGGCCACTGCTTCTCCTGGGGGGAGAACCGAGAGGAGGCCATCTC GAATATGGTGGTGGCCATGAAGGAGCTGTGTATCCGTGGGGACTTCAGGACCACGGTGGAGTACCTCATCAAGCTCCTAGAGACGGAGAGCTTCAGGAACAACGACATTGACACCGGCTGGCTGGACAATCTCATCGCAGATAAAGTTCAG GCGGAGCGGCCAGACACCTTACTGGGGGTCATCTGTGGGTCGCTACATGTGGCTGACGCCAGCTTCAGGAAGAGCATGTCTGACTTCCTGCACTCACTGGAAAG GGGCCAGGTGCTGCCCGCAGCCAGTCTGCTGAATACTGTTGAGGTAGACCTGATCTACGAGGGGGTAAAATACTGCCTCAAG GTGGCTCGCCAGTCCCCCACCACGTATGTCATTATCATGAACGCCTCGGACATTGAGGTTGATGTCCACCGGATGAGCGACGGCGGCCTCTTGCTCTCCTACAACGGCAGCAGCTACACCACGTACATGAAGGAGGAGGTGGACAG CTACCGGGTCACTGTTGGCAACAAgacgtgtgtgtttgagaaggAGAAGGACCCCACGGTACTGAGGTCGCCCTCTGCTGGTAAActcctgcagtacctggtggaggaCGGAGGCCATATCTGTGCAGGGAATTCATATGCAGAGATTGAG GTGATGAAGATGGTGATGACCCTCTCAGTACTGGAGTCGGGCTGTATTCACTATGTGAAGAGGCACGGGGCGGTTCTGCAGCCTGGCTGTGTGGTGGCCCGCGTGGACCTGGACGATCCCAGCAGCATCCACCCT GTGGAGCTGAACAGGGCCCCTCTCCCCCCCCAGCAGCCCCAACCCATCGCCGGTGAGAAGCTCCACCAAGTCTTCCACATGGTCCTGGATAACCTGTTCAAGGTCATGGACGGCTACTGCCTCACCGAGCCCTACTTCAGTAACAAG CTGAAGCAGTGGGTGGAAACTCTGATGAAGACCCTGAGGGACCCGTCACTGCCCCTGCTGGAGCTCCAGGAGATCATGACCAGCGTGGCCAGCCGAGTCCCGCCCGGCGTGGAGAAGTCCATCCGCAAGGTCATGGCCCAGTACGCCAGCAACATCACCTCGGTGCTCTGCCAGTTCCCCAGCCAGAGG ATCGCCTGTATCCTGGACAGCCACGCAGCCACCCTACAGAGGAAGGCTGACCGGGAGGTGTTCTTCATGAACACTCAGAGTATTGTCCAGCTTGTGCAGAG GTACCGTAGTGGGATCCGAGGCTACATGAAGTCCGTGGTGCTGGACCTGCTCAAGCGCTACCTTCAGGTGGAGATGCAGTTCCAGCAAG CTCACTATGACAAGTGTGTGATCAACCTGAGGGAGCGGTACAAGCCTGACATGACCCCTGTGCTGGAGAGCATCTTTTCTCATGCCCAGGTCTCCAAGAAGAACGTTCTGGTCACCATGCTCATT GATCAGCTCTGTGGGCGGGACCCAACACTCGCAGACGAATTGATGGCCATCCTGAAAGAGCTCACGCAGCTCAACAAGATTGAGAACTGCAAGGTGGCCCTGCGTGCCAGACAA gttttgatCGCTTCCCATCTGCCCTCTTATGAACTGAGGCACAACCAGGTGGAatctatctttctgtctgccaTTGACATGTACGGACACCAGTTTTGTCCGGAAAACCTGAAA AAACTCATACTCTCTGAGACCTCCATCTTCGACGTGCTGCCCAATTTCTTCTACCACTCTAACCGGGTGGTGTGCATGGCTGCCCTGGAG GTGTATGTGCGCAGGGGCTACATCGCTTATGAGCTGAACAGCCTCCAGCATCGCCAGCTGCAGGACGGGACGTGTGCCGTGGACTTCCAGTTCATGTTACCCTCGTCCCACCCCAACAG AGGGAGCAGCCCTACTCTGAACAG GCTGTCAATGCTGGTGAACAGCGCAGGGCAGTTTGAGATGAGGCGGCAGGGGAGCGAACTCTTCCTGGAAGGGGAACTCTCTCCCCCCTGTCAGCGCATGGGTGCTATGGTAGCCTTCCAGTGTTTCGACGACTTCAAAAG gaACTTTGACGAGGTCCTTTCCAGCTTTGCCGATCCGCTCATGGAAAGCCCGCTGTTCTCTGAAGCCTGCTCTGGCCTCTATGAAGAAGACAGCTGCAAG AACATGAGGGAGAACCCCATCCACATCATCAATGTGTCCATCAAGTTGGCAGACACAGAGGACGACGATGCCTTGGTCACAGCCTTCGCTACCTTCTCCCAGTCTAAG AAAGTTGTACTTTTTGAGCACGGCATACGAAGAATCACGTTTTTAATAGCACAGAGG AGGGAATTTCCCAAATTCTTCACTTTCAGAGCCAGAGAtggg tTCCAGGAGGACCGTATCTACAGAAACCTAGAGCCTGCTCTGGCCTTCCAGTTGGAGCTGAACCGCTTGCGTAACTTTGACCTGACAGCCGTGCCCTGTGCCAACCACAAGATGCACCTGTACCTTGGTGCAGCTCGTGTGCAGGAGGGTGCCGAGGTCACCGACTACCGCTTCTTCATTCGAGCCATCATCCGCCACTCTGACCTCATTACCAAG GAAGCCTCTTTTGAGTACTTGCAGAATGAAGGTGAGCGTCTTCTCCTGGAGGCCATGGATGAGCTGGAGGTCGCCTTCAGCAACACTAATGTGCGCACTGACTGCAACCACATCTTCCTCAACTTTGTCCCCACCGTAATCATGGATCCATCCAAG ATTGAGGAGTCCGTGCGCTCCATGGTGATGCGGTACGGCAGCAGATTGTGGAAGCTCCGGGTCCTCCAGGCCGAACTGAAGATCAACATCCGGTTGACGCCCACAGGAACCGCCATCCCCATCCGCCTGTTCCTTACCAACGAGTCCGGGTACTACCTGGACATCAGCCTGTACAAGGAGGTCACTGACCCCACAACGAGACAG ATCATGTTCCAGTCTTACGGGGACAAGCAGGGCCCTCTTCACGGGATGCTCATCAACCACCCCTATGTGACCAAGGACCTGCTGCAGTCTAAACGCTTCCAGGCCCAGAGCCTCGGCACCACCTACGCCTACGACTTCCCGGAGATGTTCCGACAG GCCCTCTTTAAGCTGTGGGGTCCCGGGGAAAGTTACCCTGAAGATGTGCTTATTTGCACAGAGCTGGTGTTGGACTCGCAGGACCGGCTGGTGCAGATGAACCGCTTGCCTGGAGACAATGAT GTGGGAATGGTGGCCTTCCGGATGCGGATGAAGACCCCAGAGTATCCCACGGGCCGTGAGATCATCGTCATCTGCAACGACATCACCCACATGATTGGCTCGTTTGGGCCCCAGGAGGACCAGCTGTTCCTGCGGGCATCAGAGCTGGCCCGGGCCGAAGGCATTCCACGCATCTACATCTCGGCCAACAGCGGGGCGCGCATCGGCCTGGCCGAAGAGATACGACACATGTTCCAGGTGGCCTGGATCGACCCCCAGGACCCTTACAAG GGGTTCAAGTATCTGTACCTGACGCCGCAGGACTACACCCGCATCAGCTCCACCAGCGCCGTTCACTGCCACCACGTGGAGGAGGGCGGAGAGTCCAG GTACATCATCACAGACATTATCGGCACCGAGGACGGTCTGGGGGTAGAGAACCTCAGAGGATCGGGAACCATCGCCGGGGAGACGTCCCAGGCCTACGACGAGATCATCACCATCAGCATG GTGACGTGCCGGGCCATTGGGATCGGGGCGTATCTGGTGCGTTTGGGGCAGAGGGTTATTCAGGTGGAAAACTCCCACATTATCCTGACTGGGGCTGGAGCGCTCAACAAG GTTCTGGGCCGTGAGGTGTACACCTCTAATAACCAGCTGGGAGGGGTTCAGATCATGCACAACAATGGAGTGAGTCACACTACTGTGCCGGATGACTTTGAGGGAGTTTTCACCATTCTGCAATGGCTCTCCTATATGCCAAAG AACAAGCACTCGCCGGTGCCGATGATCACGCCCAAAGACCCTGTGGAGAGGGAGATCGAGTTCACCCCCACCAAGGCTCCGTATGACCCCCGCTGGCTCCTGGCCGGGAGGCCCCACCCCA CTGTGAAGGGAGGCTGGCTGAGTGGATTCTGTGACCACGGTTCATTCATGGAGGTGTTGGGGTCTTGGGCCCAGACAGTGGTGGTGGGCAGAGCCAG GTTAGGAGGGATTCCCATCGGTGTCATCGCTGTGGAAACACGCACCGTTGAGGTTGCTATCCCGGCCGATCCAGCCAACTTGGACTCGGAGGCCAGA CTGGTCCAACAAGCCGGCCAGGTGTGGTTCCCTGATTCGGCCTTCAAGACAGCCCAGGTCATCCACGACTTCAACCGTGAGCGGCTTCCTCTGATGGTGTTCGCCAACTGGAGAGGATTCTCTGGCGGAATGAAGG ACATGTATGACCAGGTGTTGAAGTTTGGGGCCTACATTGTGGATGGCCTGCGGCAGTTCCGCCAGCCCGTGTTGATCTACATCCCGCCCCACGCCGAGCTGAGAGGGGGGTCCTGGGTCGTGATTGACCCCACCATAAACCCTCTGTGCATGGAGCTCTATGCCGACAGGGAGAGCAG agGGGGTGTGCTCGAGGCAGAGGGGACGGTTGAAATCAAGTATCGCAGGAAGGACCTGTTGAAGACTATGCGCCGGACCGACTCTGTCTACTCCAGTCTGGCTGAACAGCTTG GTACACCAGAGCTGACGGACAAACAGCGGCTAGACCTGGATGCCAAGCTGAGGGCCAGGGAGGAGTTCCTACTGCCCATCTACCACCAGGTGGCAGTGCAGTTTGTGGAGCTCCACGACACACCCGGTCGAATGCAGGAGAAGGGCGCCATCACA GACATCCTGGACTGGAAGAATGTGCGGAGCTTCTTCTACTGGCGTCTGCGGCGCCTTCTGCTGGAAAGCGTGGTGAAGGCCGAGGTCCTGCAGGCTAACCCGGAGCTGAGTGACGGACACATCCAGTCGATGCTGCGCCGCTGGTTcgtggagacagagggaacgGTCCAG GCTTACCTTTGGGACAACAATGAAGCGGTGGTGGACTGGCTGAAGAAGCATTTGGCCAAAGAGGACGGTATGAGATCAACCATCAGAGAGAACATAAAGTACCTGAAGAGGGACTACGCCTTAAAACAAATccgcag CCTGGTGGAGGCCAACCCTGAGGTAGCCATGGACTGCATCATCCATATGAGCCAGGCCATCACCCCGTCCCAGAGGGCAAAGATTTCCCACCTGCTGGCCACGATGGACGCCCCCACTTAA